A single window of Rickettsiella endosymbiont of Dermanyssus gallinae DNA harbors:
- the accC gene encoding acetyl-CoA carboxylase biotin carboxylase subunit, with the protein MLNKVVIANRGEIALRILRACKELGIRTVAIHSEIDTNLKHAKLADETVCVGPASAAASYLNVPAIIAAAEITDATGIHPGYGFLSENADFAERVEQSGFVFIGPTAETIRTMGDKVSAIAAMRKAKIPCVPGSEGELDNDDKKNLKIAQKIGYPVLIKAAGGGGGRGIRVVHSEAALLNAISLTRAEAEANFKNPSVYMEKYLVTPRHIEIQVLGDGQGNAIHLGERDCSMQRRHQKVIEEAPAPGVTEKQRNQIGELCVKACREMKYRGAGTFEFLYENGNFYFIEMNTRIQVEHPITEEITGIDLVREQLRIASGESLDYKQKEITFRGHAIECRINAEDPRTFLPSPGTITLYHPPGGPGIRVDTAIYTGYRVPPNYDSLIGKLIAYGETREIALARLRNALDEIVIEGIKTNIPMHQELVRDPHFIQGGTNIHYLEKRLTQ; encoded by the coding sequence ATGCTGAATAAAGTTGTTATTGCAAATAGGGGTGAAATTGCTTTACGCATATTACGTGCCTGTAAAGAATTAGGTATACGCACAGTCGCTATTCATTCCGAGATCGATACGAATTTGAAGCACGCTAAATTGGCCGATGAAACGGTTTGTGTAGGGCCTGCTTCTGCGGCAGCCAGTTATTTAAATGTACCGGCGATTATTGCAGCGGCTGAGATTACCGATGCAACAGGTATTCATCCAGGTTATGGATTCCTATCTGAAAATGCCGATTTTGCAGAGCGTGTGGAACAAAGTGGTTTTGTTTTTATTGGTCCTACCGCCGAAACGATCCGGACAATGGGTGATAAAGTATCGGCTATTGCCGCGATGCGAAAGGCTAAAATACCTTGTGTGCCCGGTTCAGAAGGCGAATTAGATAACGATGATAAAAAAAATCTAAAAATTGCGCAAAAGATAGGTTACCCGGTACTTATCAAAGCTGCCGGTGGTGGTGGTGGACGTGGAATACGGGTGGTACACAGTGAAGCCGCTTTATTAAATGCTATTTCTTTAACACGTGCTGAAGCGGAAGCTAATTTTAAAAATCCCAGTGTTTATATGGAAAAATACTTGGTAACCCCCCGACACATTGAAATTCAGGTATTAGGGGATGGTCAAGGTAACGCCATTCATTTAGGCGAACGCGATTGTTCGATGCAGCGACGACACCAAAAAGTCATTGAAGAAGCGCCTGCACCGGGCGTGACTGAAAAACAACGCAATCAAATCGGTGAATTATGTGTGAAAGCCTGCCGTGAGATGAAATATCGTGGTGCAGGTACTTTTGAATTTCTGTATGAAAATGGAAATTTTTATTTCATTGAAATGAATACACGTATTCAAGTTGAACATCCTATTACCGAGGAAATCACGGGTATTGATTTAGTGCGTGAGCAACTACGTATCGCATCCGGTGAGTCATTGGATTATAAACAAAAAGAGATCACGTTCCGCGGTCATGCGATCGAATGTCGTATCAATGCCGAGGATCCCCGAACATTTTTACCTTCACCAGGGACGATTACACTGTACCATCCACCCGGCGGACCTGGGATCCGTGTTGATACCGCGATTTATACGGGATATCGTGTCCCCCCGAATTATGATTCGCTGATTGGTAAACTGATTGCGTATGGTGAAACACGAGAAATAGCCTTAGCGCGCTTACGTAATGCTTTAGATGAAATTGTTATTGAAGGGATTAAAACCAATATTCCTATGCACCAAGAGTTAGTGCGCGATCCTCACTTTATTCAAGGTGGTACCAATATTCATTATCTTGAAAAGCGTTTAACGCAGTAA
- a CDS encoding 50S ribosomal protein L11 methyltransferase produces MAWLELTIQTKESDTESVSDFLEQANAVSITWKAADEQALFEPDLNTSPLWQRVEVNALFSEDTSISDLMDALQREFDDKTILKSSVKVVLDKCWERVWLDDFKAMRFGQRLWVCPTTMEAPDPSGVIVRLDPGLAFGTGTHPSTALCLEWLDAHMQSGQTLIDYGCGSGILAIAAFDETGKHCESNAKSKSPR; encoded by the coding sequence ATGGCTTGGTTAGAACTTACTATTCAAACAAAAGAAAGCGATACTGAATCAGTCAGTGATTTTTTAGAGCAAGCCAACGCGGTTTCAATTACCTGGAAAGCCGCCGATGAACAAGCGTTGTTTGAACCTGATTTAAACACCTCGCCTTTGTGGCAACGTGTAGAGGTGAATGCATTATTTTCAGAAGACACGTCTATCTCCGACTTAATGGATGCATTGCAACGTGAATTTGATGACAAAACAATTTTAAAATCCAGTGTTAAAGTCGTTCTCGATAAATGTTGGGAACGTGTTTGGCTAGATGATTTTAAAGCCATGCGTTTTGGACAACGTTTATGGGTTTGCCCAACCACGATGGAAGCGCCTGATCCCTCGGGTGTTATCGTTCGATTAGATCCCGGTTTAGCCTTTGGTACCGGCACACATCCCAGTACCGCATTGTGTTTAGAATGGTTAGATGCCCATATGCAAAGCGGGCAAACGCTGATTGATTATGGATGCGGTTCCGGCATTTTAGCGATTGCGGCATTCGATGAGACAGGAAAGCATTGTGAAAGCAATGCGAAGTCGAAGAGCCCGCGATAG
- the hemA gene encoding glutamyl-tRNA reductase: MNLVACGINHETAPLSLREQLSFSSDYLASSLQELLKETQAEEVMILSTCNRTEFYCINGQAQHTLDWLCRTKHASKTSLQNHWYVYREENAVRHILRVASGLDSIILGEPQITGQLKTAFSFAHSLGMAGNQFKRLFQYIFNVSKQVRHQTAISAHPVSLAFSLVTSAKCIFANLADSRVLLIGAGETISLVAKHLLSQGIQHFLIANRTAKHAKRLAVMVGGQTIALNEIPRYLPDVDLVVTATTSPLPIVGKGMLESALKKRRRRPLFMADLGMPRDIEAEVNQLEDVYLYTLNDLQKMIQKNQSHRKVEAIKAEALIENKLQEYLELLRLKEATPIIRAYRQQAEQWRDQELKKAFSLLEKGLSTEEVMQRLAHGLTNKLLHVPSVALRQAATLNQKELLAAVLQLFDLNQV, translated from the coding sequence ATGAATCTCGTTGCTTGTGGCATTAATCATGAAACGGCGCCTTTATCGCTGCGCGAGCAGCTTAGTTTTTCCTCGGACTATCTAGCCAGTTCTTTACAGGAACTTTTAAAAGAGACGCAGGCTGAAGAAGTCATGATTCTTTCAACCTGTAATCGTACCGAGTTTTATTGTATTAATGGCCAAGCGCAGCATACGTTGGATTGGTTATGTCGTACTAAGCATGCATCTAAAACGAGTTTGCAGAATCATTGGTACGTTTATCGCGAAGAAAATGCAGTACGTCATATTCTGCGTGTCGCCAGCGGTTTAGATTCGATTATTTTAGGTGAACCACAAATTACCGGGCAGCTTAAAACGGCTTTTTCTTTTGCCCATTCATTGGGTATGGCCGGCAATCAATTTAAACGTTTATTTCAGTATATCTTTAACGTGAGCAAACAAGTGCGCCATCAAACGGCTATTAGCGCGCATCCTGTTTCATTAGCTTTTTCTTTAGTGACATCCGCAAAATGTATTTTTGCAAATTTAGCCGATTCACGAGTGTTACTCATTGGCGCCGGAGAAACGATTTCTTTAGTGGCTAAACATCTGCTTTCGCAAGGCATTCAACATTTTTTGATTGCGAATCGTACGGCTAAGCATGCCAAGCGATTAGCGGTAATGGTAGGTGGTCAAACCATCGCTTTAAATGAAATTCCGCGCTATTTACCGGATGTTGACTTGGTTGTGACGGCAACCACTAGTCCATTACCTATCGTAGGCAAAGGCATGCTGGAAAGTGCCTTAAAAAAACGGCGTCGCCGTCCTTTATTTATGGCAGATTTAGGTATGCCGCGTGATATTGAAGCGGAAGTTAATCAACTAGAGGATGTTTATTTATATACCTTGAATGATTTGCAAAAAATGATTCAAAAAAATCAATCGCATCGTAAAGTAGAAGCGATAAAAGCCGAAGCGTTGATTGAAAATAAACTTCAAGAATATCTTGAATTATTACGCCTAAAAGAAGCAACGCCGATCATTCGTGCTTACCGGCAGCAAGCCGAACAGTGGCGTGACCAAGAATTAAAAAAGGCCTTTTCCTTATTAGAAAAAGGCCTTTCTACCGAAGAAGTAATGCAACGTTTAGCTCATGGGTTAACCAATAAATTATTGCATGTGCCGAGCGTTGCGTTACGTCAGGCGGCTACCTTAAATCAAAAAGAATTATTAGCAGCGGTTTTGCAATTATTTGATTTAAATCAAGTTTAG
- a CDS encoding ABC-type transport auxiliary lipoprotein family protein: protein MLSLHACTLFKPIPTEPLHYYTLTALPPACQTTQKTRSTILVTQPRANALYSNPRMIYSPDCYQIQYFTQNRWIDTPPHMLHPLLIKSLQNTGYFQAIINTPATTYYDWILNTQLLSFQQEFRSNPSQFRIAMRVQLINAHTNRIVATKDFMVVQPAPMDNPHGAAIAANMATSKILRKIAVFCLNWTE, encoded by the coding sequence TTGCTAAGCTTGCACGCTTGCACACTGTTTAAACCTATCCCAACAGAACCCTTACACTATTATACGCTGACGGCACTACCACCGGCTTGCCAAACCACACAAAAAACACGCAGCACGATATTAGTCACGCAACCGCGCGCCAATGCGCTCTACAGTAATCCACGCATGATCTATAGTCCTGACTGCTATCAGATCCAATACTTTACTCAAAACCGTTGGATCGATACGCCACCGCATATGCTGCATCCGTTATTAATAAAATCATTACAAAATACCGGTTATTTTCAGGCTATTATTAATACACCGGCCACCACTTACTATGATTGGATTCTGAATACACAGCTATTAAGTTTTCAGCAAGAATTTAGAAGCAACCCTAGTCAATTCCGCATTGCCATGCGTGTTCAATTAATTAATGCACATACCAACCGCATTGTTGCAACAAAAGATTTTATGGTGGTACAACCCGCCCCGATGGATAATCCACACGGTGCAGCGATTGCTGCCAATATGGCGACAAGCAAAATATTAAGAAAAATAGCCGTTTTTTGTTTGAATTGGACAGAATAG
- a CDS encoding MlaD family protein: MESKISYTLVGAFVLILIVALILFITWLSTGFTTKQYNTYLVIMNESVAGITTNSSVKYNGVDVGSVKDIVLSSKNPEQVRLYLQIEKHTPITAGTRATLNSQGLTGITYISLQGSDSYTTPLTVLAGEKYPIIKTSPSLFVRLDTALSQLTINMNQITQDINGVLGGKNTELFREILTNLNTTTDHLAAQSHQLDTILINTAKSTRLFPSLIETLTQRTLPSTNEVLDNLTLMSDNLLELSDSLKQNPAVLLRGQTALPPGPGEK; encoded by the coding sequence ATGGAATCTAAAATCAGCTACACACTCGTAGGCGCTTTCGTACTTATTTTAATCGTGGCGCTTATCCTTTTTATTACCTGGCTTTCAACCGGCTTTACGACCAAGCAATATAATACCTATCTAGTTATTATGAACGAATCCGTTGCCGGTATAACCACCAATTCTTCCGTAAAATACAATGGTGTCGATGTTGGGAGTGTAAAAGATATTGTTTTGTCGAGTAAAAACCCAGAACAAGTACGATTATATTTACAAATAGAAAAGCATACCCCTATCACCGCCGGTACCCGCGCAACATTGAATAGCCAAGGTTTAACCGGTATTACTTATATTTCCTTACAAGGCAGTGACAGCTATACCACCCCGCTCACTGTTTTAGCGGGTGAAAAATATCCTATTATTAAAACCAGTCCTTCACTTTTTGTACGTTTAGATACGGCCTTAAGTCAGTTAACCATTAACATGAATCAAATTACCCAAGATATTAACGGTGTACTCGGTGGAAAAAATACTGAATTATTTAGAGAAATTCTCACTAATTTAAATACCACCACCGATCATTTAGCCGCACAAAGCCACCAACTGGATACCATCTTAATCAATACCGCTAAATCAACGCGATTATTTCCTTCTTTGATCGAGACCTTAACGCAACGAACACTGCCGTCTACCAACGAAGTGTTAGATAATTTAACCCTAATGAGTGATAACTTACTTGAACTTTCGGATAGCCTAAAGCAAAATCCAGCCGTATTATTACGCGGCCAGACGGCACTGCCGCCGGGACCAGGAGAAAAATAA
- a CDS encoding ABC transporter ATP-binding protein has translation MNASDLVIKLDNVKVSIAGQWIHKGINLEVKRREIVAIVGSSGSGKSTILREILLLLTPTSGTIEVFGKNLKKLSSAETIALKCRWGVLFQQSALFTSLTVLENIAFPLHEHSQLDNKTINELALLKLSAVGLPLSAAIKYPSELSGGMLKRTALARALVMDPELLLLDELTAGLDPQGAEGFDKLLLTLRDILGLTILMVTHDLDTLWQITDKVAFLSEGTVLAFAPMEELTQSTDPAIRTYFQGPRGRITKQFYGESHGI, from the coding sequence ATGAACGCATCAGACCTCGTCATTAAACTCGATAACGTTAAAGTATCCATTGCAGGACAATGGATACATAAAGGCATTAATCTAGAGGTTAAACGCCGCGAGATCGTTGCGATCGTCGGTAGCAGTGGTTCCGGTAAATCAACCATTCTTCGTGAAATTTTATTATTATTAACCCCGACTTCTGGCACTATTGAAGTGTTTGGAAAAAACCTTAAAAAGCTTTCCAGCGCTGAAACCATCGCTCTAAAATGCCGTTGGGGTGTTTTATTCCAGCAGTCGGCTCTTTTTACTTCTTTAACAGTTTTAGAAAATATCGCTTTTCCATTGCATGAGCACAGCCAACTCGACAATAAAACGATTAATGAACTCGCTTTATTAAAATTATCCGCCGTCGGTTTACCCCTCAGCGCCGCAATTAAATATCCTTCTGAACTCAGCGGCGGCATGCTTAAACGCACGGCTTTAGCGCGTGCTTTAGTGATGGATCCTGAATTACTGCTCTTAGATGAACTCACCGCTGGACTCGATCCACAAGGTGCCGAAGGATTTGATAAATTACTGCTAACTTTACGCGATATTTTAGGCTTAACCATTTTAATGGTCACGCATGATCTTGACACCTTATGGCAAATCACCGATAAAGTGGCTTTTTTAAGCGAAGGCACTGTTTTAGCCTTTGCCCCTATGGAAGAACTAACGCAATCAACCGATCCGGCTATACGCACCTATTTTCAAGGACCGAGAGGGCGCATTACTAAACAGTTTTATGGGGAATCTCATGGAATCTAA
- a CDS encoding ABC transporter permease has product MPNATPPASLSFKEGQKNQLQCLGAWTLAGINQKTLDVSFSKINKQKISPLILDASAITAMDSSGAWQLNQWINQLIKQGSEIQLQGLRDEYQALYTGIQKIAKPLKNTPQREELKGLAHLGKKTIDQLLEAQSFLQFIGQSFIDGLTILFHPKQFRFKALLSVLEDTGVRALGIIALLSFMIGIVLTYQMGFQLKNYGATLFIIDLLGLAILREFAPLLTAIMIAGRSGSAFTAQLGMMKIKEEIDALNTMGVLPNQLLILPRIWGLTLALPLLTIWADIFGILGGMAMTHSMLHIGYIDFLRRFSKVVELSSLLIGIGKAPVFALIISSVACFQGLRVRGSADSVGKQTTRSVVQSIFFIIVADALFSILFSTLNI; this is encoded by the coding sequence ATGCCAAACGCCACACCACCCGCCTCACTTTCATTCAAAGAAGGTCAAAAAAATCAATTGCAGTGTCTGGGCGCATGGACACTGGCGGGTATTAATCAAAAAACCTTGGACGTATCTTTTAGTAAAATAAATAAACAAAAAATATCGCCGCTCATTCTAGATGCCAGTGCCATTACTGCCATGGATTCGAGTGGTGCCTGGCAACTCAACCAGTGGATCAATCAACTCATCAAGCAAGGAAGCGAGATACAATTACAAGGTCTGCGTGACGAATACCAGGCCCTTTATACGGGTATACAAAAAATAGCCAAACCCTTAAAAAATACGCCTCAACGCGAAGAGCTGAAGGGTTTAGCACATCTAGGCAAAAAGACCATCGATCAATTATTGGAAGCACAATCATTTCTGCAATTTATCGGTCAATCCTTTATCGATGGCCTAACTATCCTTTTTCATCCTAAACAATTTCGCTTTAAAGCATTACTGAGTGTGCTTGAGGATACAGGGGTACGCGCATTAGGTATCATTGCCTTATTATCTTTTATGATTGGTATTGTATTAACCTATCAAATGGGTTTCCAATTAAAAAACTATGGTGCAACGCTATTCATTATCGATTTATTAGGTTTAGCCATATTGCGCGAATTTGCACCGTTACTCACCGCGATTATGATTGCTGGACGAAGTGGTTCCGCCTTCACCGCACAACTTGGCATGATGAAAATTAAAGAAGAAATTGATGCCTTAAACACCATGGGCGTCTTACCCAATCAATTATTAATTTTACCGCGAATTTGGGGATTAACCTTAGCGCTACCACTGCTCACCATATGGGCGGATATTTTTGGCATACTCGGTGGTATGGCGATGACACATTCCATGCTGCATATTGGCTATATTGATTTCCTGCGTCGTTTCTCCAAAGTGGTTGAACTTTCATCTCTTTTAATCGGCATAGGAAAAGCGCCCGTTTTTGCGCTTATTATTTCCAGTGTGGCCTGTTTTCAGGGGTTACGTGTACGTGGAAGTGCCGATAGCGTGGGAAAACAAACCACGCGTAGCGTTGTACAATCCATTTTTTTTATTATTGTAGCGGATGCACTTTTTTCCATTTTATTCAGCACGCTGAATATTTAA
- a CDS encoding ASCH domain-containing protein — MNPRENIRALCDTINVAPKYFKQIRDRKKTVEGRLAKEKFSAMQVGDLLEFVSGGDRILTKILEIKKFPTFKEMLEYYGVNQCLPGIDNLDEAVSIYHAFPGYRDAEVLLGVLGIKVALVNVTLTCTESSGPIATKNIEK, encoded by the coding sequence ATGAATCCTAGGGAAAACATTCGAGCCTTGTGCGACACCATCAATGTCGCACCTAAATATTTTAAACAAATTCGGGATAGAAAAAAAACAGTTGAAGGGCGACTTGCCAAAGAAAAATTTTCTGCCATGCAAGTAGGTGATTTATTGGAATTTGTATCGGGTGGCGATCGAATTCTCACCAAGATACTTGAAATAAAAAAATTTCCAACATTCAAAGAAATGCTAGAATACTATGGTGTCAATCAATGTCTGCCTGGTATCGACAACTTAGATGAGGCAGTCTCCATATACCATGCATTTCCGGGCTATCGGGATGCTGAAGTGTTGCTTGGCGTTTTGGGAATTAAAGTAGCATTAGTCAATGTTACCCTGACGTGCACGGAATCTTCTGGACCCATAGCGACAAAAAATATAGAAAAATAA
- a CDS encoding ASCH domain-containing protein, producing the protein MGATEHELRFSLPALQTVTTVTPSVSTSNALERIRNPSDSFNNLKFHSCFLRNQYIYSMLRGEKTWEGRCNTFFFKNYNVGDTAVWKGQGIHANTKITQRREYRSFESMLQDIGYENLVPKAKSFKEQVSRYAPKEFRPSCPRNSFA; encoded by the coding sequence ATGGGTGCAACAGAGCATGAATTGCGTTTTTCTTTACCTGCCTTGCAAACAGTCACTACCGTTACGCCAAGCGTATCAACATCGAATGCTTTGGAACGCATTAGAAATCCTTCCGATTCTTTTAACAACCTAAAATTCCATAGCTGTTTCCTCAGAAATCAATATATTTACAGCATGCTGAGGGGAGAAAAAACATGGGAAGGTCGTTGTAATACGTTTTTCTTTAAAAATTACAACGTGGGCGATACAGCCGTTTGGAAAGGCCAGGGCATTCACGCAAATACAAAAATTACACAACGTCGTGAATATAGATCCTTTGAAAGCATGTTGCAGGATATCGGATACGAAAATCTGGTTCCAAAAGCTAAGTCTTTTAAAGAACAAGTGAGTCGCTATGCTCCCAAAGAATTTCGGCCATCGTGTCCCCGAAATTCGTTCGCATGA
- the prfA gene encoding peptide chain release factor 1 has product MKTSLLKRLTALVERYEELTALLGDIGVINDQNRFRELSKEYVRLGPVVQCFQQYQTNLNAITQAEHWLQDADPELQQLAQEELKAAQLKKSNLEVELEHLLIPQDPNDQRNVFLEIRAAAGGDEAAIFAGDLFRMYSRYAEMQGWSVEIVNSSPSEQGGYKEIVARIAGSDVYSHLKFESGAHRVQRVPETEAQGRVHTSTCTVAILPEIETIDEVTINPADLKVDTFRASGAGGQHVQKTDSAIRITHIPTGLVVECQDERSQHKNRARAMSLLQAKLLSAQQEKQQREEAQTRRNLVGSGDRSERIRTYNFPQGRLTDHRINLTLYQLSDIMEGHLSPVIQSLIREYQADKLAAMGE; this is encoded by the coding sequence ATGAAGACCTCTTTACTAAAAAGACTTACGGCGCTAGTTGAGCGTTATGAAGAATTAACAGCCTTATTAGGCGATATTGGTGTTATTAATGACCAAAATCGTTTTCGTGAACTTTCTAAGGAATATGTTCGCTTAGGCCCTGTCGTACAATGTTTTCAGCAATATCAAACGAACTTGAATGCCATTACACAAGCAGAACATTGGTTGCAGGATGCCGATCCCGAGTTGCAACAGTTAGCACAGGAAGAACTTAAAGCGGCTCAGCTTAAAAAATCTAACTTAGAAGTTGAGTTAGAGCACTTATTGATACCCCAAGACCCCAATGATCAACGCAATGTATTTTTAGAAATCCGTGCGGCTGCCGGTGGCGATGAAGCCGCCATTTTTGCGGGTGATTTATTTCGTATGTATTCACGTTATGCCGAGATGCAAGGATGGTCGGTTGAGATTGTTAATAGCAGCCCGAGTGAACAAGGCGGCTATAAAGAAATTGTTGCCCGTATTGCAGGCAGCGATGTTTATTCACACTTAAAATTTGAATCGGGGGCACATCGGGTACAGCGTGTGCCAGAAACAGAGGCACAAGGTCGTGTGCATACCTCTACGTGCACTGTCGCTATATTGCCCGAAATAGAAACGATTGATGAAGTGACGATTAACCCCGCCGATTTAAAAGTTGATACCTTCAGAGCCTCGGGGGCAGGTGGGCAGCACGTACAAAAAACAGATTCAGCGATTCGAATTACCCATATTCCCACAGGATTAGTGGTTGAATGCCAAGATGAGCGTTCGCAGCATAAAAATCGTGCGCGTGCCATGTCCTTACTACAAGCGAAGTTGTTATCGGCACAACAGGAAAAGCAGCAGCGAGAGGAAGCGCAAACACGGCGAAACTTAGTGGGGAGCGGCGATCGTTCAGAACGGATACGTACCTATAATTTCCCACAAGGTCGCTTGACCGATCATCGGATAAACCTAACCCTGTATCAATTATCTGATATCATGGAGGGGCATTTATCACCGGTGATTCAATCGTTGATTAGAGAGTATCAGGCCGATAAATTAGCCGCGATGGGCGAATAG
- the prmC gene encoding peptide chain release factor N(5)-glutamine methyltransferase produces the protein MLLQSLWRWAVKELVPSSTTPYLDVELLLAICLGLTRAQLYSQPSSTELSLSQQSVFKELLRRRKQGEPVAYLIGEQEFWSLSLEVNPTVLIPRPETELLVQLLLENYTHEPRKIADLGTGSGAIALALATERPAWQLLATDYYRDALQLAERNRRRHDIKNVGWRQGDWCDAFQTGEQFDVIVSNPPYLSKRDLHLRSELALTFEPKTALIADKNGLKHLETIIRQSCHYLVPGGQLFLEHGYDQAEFVHQFFLKYGYHSPQQHKDLAGHQRVSSGKWH, from the coding sequence ATGTTATTACAATCACTATGGCGTTGGGCGGTCAAAGAATTAGTCCCAAGCAGTACAACCCCTTATTTAGACGTAGAGCTTTTATTGGCCATTTGTTTAGGGTTGACGCGTGCCCAACTCTACAGCCAGCCATCATCTACAGAGCTATCGCTGTCTCAGCAAAGCGTTTTTAAAGAGTTGCTTCGACGCAGGAAACAAGGAGAACCGGTCGCCTATTTAATCGGTGAGCAGGAGTTCTGGTCTCTCTCTCTGGAAGTCAATCCAACGGTGCTTATTCCACGTCCTGAAACCGAATTATTGGTTCAGTTGTTACTAGAAAACTATACGCATGAACCAAGAAAGATAGCCGATTTGGGAACCGGATCAGGGGCTATTGCATTGGCATTAGCAACAGAAAGACCCGCTTGGCAACTCCTGGCTACAGACTATTACCGCGATGCGTTACAGCTTGCTGAACGGAATAGACGGCGTCATGACATAAAAAATGTTGGGTGGCGCCAAGGTGATTGGTGCGATGCGTTTCAGACAGGTGAACAGTTTGATGTGATTGTCAGTAATCCGCCTTATCTTTCTAAGCGTGATCTCCATCTTCGATCTGAATTGGCTTTAACGTTCGAGCCAAAAACAGCATTAATTGCCGATAAAAATGGCTTAAAACACTTAGAAACCATTATCCGGCAATCCTGTCATTACCTAGTACCAGGCGGACAATTATTTTTAGAACATGGCTATGATCAAGCCGAGTTTGTTCATCAGTTTTTTTTGAAATACGGCTACCATAGTCCACAACAACATAAGGATTTAGCCGGTCACCAACGAGTTAGTAGTGGAAAATGGCATTAA
- the dksA gene encoding RNA polymerase-binding protein DksA → MAEPKKLKKRIQKQAPLAEIRSESVKDTDLNIAPYKERPGEDYMSADQQSHFRRLLLQRKRMLLKDMGRTVHHLQDEGASLPDISDRATQEEEFNLELRARDRERKLIKKIEDALHQLDEGHYGFCDSCGIEIGIRRLEARPTATLCIDCKTVDEIREKQMGG, encoded by the coding sequence ATGGCAGAACCTAAAAAATTGAAGAAACGGATACAAAAACAAGCTCCATTAGCAGAAATAAGGTCAGAATCAGTGAAAGACACTGATTTAAATATAGCGCCTTATAAGGAACGGCCTGGGGAAGACTACATGAGTGCAGACCAACAGTCGCACTTTAGACGATTATTGCTCCAACGCAAACGAATGTTGTTGAAAGATATGGGACGTACTGTACATCATTTACAGGACGAGGGTGCTTCTTTGCCCGATATCAGTGATCGTGCTACGCAAGAAGAGGAATTTAACCTAGAACTACGCGCTAGAGATCGTGAGCGCAAGTTAATCAAGAAAATTGAAGATGCCTTACATCAGCTAGATGAAGGACATTATGGCTTTTGTGACTCCTGTGGCATTGAAATTGGTATTCGTCGCTTAGAAGCGCGGCCCACAGCCACTTTATGTATCGATTGCAAAACCGTGGATGAAATTCGAGAAAAACAAATGGGTGGTTAG